The Klebsiella sp. RIT-PI-d genome includes a region encoding these proteins:
- a CDS encoding glycoside hydrolase family 15 protein: protein MKNTEYHSPVRREGFAELGDYAAIGEGRSVALIAPDGSIDWWCAPNLDSPPLFDRLLDPEIGGFFQLEPEGAYKVTRQYRQDSNVLETCFETNTGKVLLTESINSTLAGRLPWSELARRVEGIEGDMTLNLSLRFGTRAETRSPWMAETRQGNVYHIADLMAMLRTSDDVEIVEEDDEHIVARLTTQPGSRTLVALLVTEKEPLAVPPLSAIDNRIETSHIAWRDWAQGLSYEGRYRKHVGRSALALKFLWYSPTGALAAAATTSLPEGIGGEKNYDYRYAWIRDACLIIKAFVLLGALEECKAAFSWLSKTILRHGVQLHACYTLEGEMVPEESYPPLRGYKDSKPVRIGNNARDQSQLSMYGDMLATAWLFVNAGNVLDLATSRLLGELANSCADRWREKDSGIWELPELQHYTHSKMACWLALDMAVKLAEEKYIEPTWILRWQRERDRIRDWIESHCWSESKQAYLFYRGSDGGLDASMALVHRYGRKVNPQRMLSTYQAIRRELGHDSAMLYRYSGVEKEENTFVACSFWLVEAWAVMGESQKAEDAMEEILNALCDKGNVETFNEMFDVKTRTWTGNLPQGLSHLALIFAARAITHHGK, encoded by the coding sequence GTGAAGAACACAGAATATCACTCTCCCGTGCGCAGAGAGGGCTTTGCCGAGCTCGGCGATTACGCAGCCATTGGTGAAGGTCGCTCGGTTGCGCTGATTGCGCCCGATGGCTCAATTGACTGGTGGTGCGCACCTAATCTTGACTCCCCTCCCCTTTTCGATCGTCTGCTCGATCCTGAGATTGGCGGTTTTTTTCAGCTGGAGCCGGAAGGTGCTTATAAAGTTACGCGCCAGTATCGTCAGGATAGCAACGTACTGGAAACCTGTTTTGAAACGAATACCGGTAAAGTGCTGCTGACAGAGTCAATTAACAGCACATTAGCAGGGCGGCTACCGTGGAGCGAGCTGGCACGGCGCGTGGAAGGCATTGAAGGCGATATGACGCTTAATCTCTCCCTGCGCTTCGGCACCCGGGCAGAAACCCGTTCACCATGGATGGCAGAGACCCGTCAGGGCAATGTGTATCACATAGCCGATCTGATGGCGATGCTCCGTACCAGCGATGATGTCGAAATCGTTGAAGAAGATGATGAACATATTGTTGCGCGATTGACCACCCAGCCTGGCTCCCGTACGCTGGTTGCTCTGTTGGTAACGGAAAAAGAGCCGCTGGCCGTACCGCCGCTCTCAGCGATTGATAACCGTATCGAAACCAGCCACATCGCCTGGCGTGACTGGGCGCAAGGCCTGAGTTATGAAGGTCGCTACCGGAAACATGTGGGACGTTCAGCGCTGGCGCTAAAGTTCCTGTGGTATTCACCAACCGGAGCGCTGGCAGCGGCGGCCACAACGTCCCTGCCGGAAGGCATTGGCGGGGAGAAAAATTATGACTACCGCTATGCCTGGATCCGTGACGCGTGTCTAATCATTAAAGCGTTTGTCCTCCTGGGCGCACTGGAAGAGTGTAAAGCGGCATTTTCCTGGCTGTCGAAAACCATTCTCCGCCATGGTGTCCAGTTACACGCCTGTTATACCCTGGAAGGCGAGATGGTGCCGGAGGAGTCTTATCCGCCGCTGCGCGGCTATAAAGATTCGAAGCCAGTGCGCATCGGCAATAATGCACGCGATCAGAGTCAGCTGAGTATGTACGGCGATATGCTTGCCACGGCCTGGCTGTTTGTGAATGCCGGAAATGTACTGGATCTGGCGACGTCACGATTGCTGGGCGAGCTGGCAAACAGTTGTGCCGATCGCTGGCGCGAGAAAGACTCGGGTATCTGGGAATTACCAGAACTTCAGCATTATACGCACTCCAAAATGGCCTGTTGGCTGGCGCTGGATATGGCCGTCAAACTGGCTGAAGAGAAATATATTGAACCGACGTGGATCCTGCGCTGGCAGCGAGAGCGCGATCGCATCCGCGACTGGATAGAAAGTCACTGCTGGAGTGAAAGCAAACAGGCATATCTGTTTTATCGCGGGAGTGACGGCGGTCTGGATGCCTCAATGGCGCTGGTGCACCGTTACGGTAGAAAAGTTAATCCGCAGCGGATGCTGTCCACTTATCAGGCTATCCGCCGCGAACTGGGTCATGACAGTGCAATGCTCTATCGTTATAGCGGCGTCGAAAAAGAAGAAAATACCTTCGTCGCCTGCTCTTTCTGGCTGGTGGAAGCTTGGGCGGTAATGGGAGAGTCACAAAAAGCGGAAGACGCCATGGAGGAGATCCTCAACGCGCTGTGCGATAAAGGAAATGTTGAGACCTTTAATGAGATGTTTGATGTCAAAACACGTACCTGGACCGGTAATCTGCCGCAGGGCCTTAGCCATCTGGCGCTGATTTTTGCGGCGCGGGCGATTACGCATCACGGTAAATAA
- a CDS encoding ornithine decarboxylase, with protein sequence MKSMKIAASVELVSTLSSSREIVTLDCTDFTDVAAVVITPADSRSGILALLKRTGFQLPVFLFAAEEPLPEGVIASLHGSAQEWLEVESAALRYEENLLPPFFDTLTQYVAMNNSTFACPGHQHGAFFKKHPAGRQFFDFFGENVFRADMCNADVKLGDLLIHEGSAKHAQKFAAKVFHADKTYFVLNGTSAANKVVTNALLTPGDLVLFDRNNHKSNHHGALIQAGATPVYLEAARNAFGFIGGIDDRCFNDSYLREAIRAVDPEKADRPRPFRMAVIQLGTYDGTIYNARQVVDKIGHLCDYILFDSAWVGYEQFIPMMADSSPLLLDLNENDPGIFVTQSVHKQQAGFSQTSQIHKKDNHLRGQARFCPHKRLNNAFMMHASTSPFYPLFAALDVNAKIHEGESGRRLWAECVSLGIDARKAIIARCKMIKPFIPPQVDGRAWQDHPTETIASERRFFSFEPGATWHGFEGYAREQYFVDPCKLLLTTPGIDAENGEYTDFGVPATILAHYLRENGIVPEKCDLNSILFLLTPAESAEKLAQLVAMLAQFEHHIEDNTPLADVLPTIYNKYPVRYRDYTLRELCQEMHDLYVSFNVKELQKAMFRKASLPTVAMGAQQANSEFIRGNVELVRLSKAEGRIAAEGALPYPPGVLCVVPGELWGGAVQRYFLALEEGVNLLPGFSPELQGVYSETDADGIKRLYGYVLK encoded by the coding sequence ATGAAATCAATGAAAATTGCCGCCAGCGTTGAGCTGGTCTCCACACTGTCCTCGTCACGCGAGATTGTGACGCTGGACTGTACTGATTTTACCGATGTGGCGGCAGTCGTCATTACTCCGGCAGACAGCCGTAGCGGCATCCTTGCGCTACTCAAACGCACGGGTTTTCAGCTGCCGGTATTTTTATTTGCCGCCGAAGAGCCCCTTCCTGAAGGCGTGATCGCCAGTCTTCACGGTAGCGCACAGGAGTGGCTGGAAGTCGAATCGGCGGCATTACGCTACGAAGAAAATCTGCTCCCGCCGTTCTTTGATACGCTCACACAATATGTGGCGATGAATAACAGTACCTTTGCCTGTCCGGGACATCAGCACGGCGCGTTCTTTAAAAAACATCCTGCCGGACGGCAGTTTTTCGATTTCTTTGGCGAAAACGTATTTCGTGCAGATATGTGCAACGCAGATGTTAAGCTGGGCGACCTGCTTATTCACGAAGGGTCGGCTAAACACGCACAGAAATTTGCTGCCAAAGTGTTCCATGCGGATAAAACCTACTTTGTACTCAACGGAACGTCGGCGGCCAATAAAGTGGTGACTAACGCGCTGTTGACGCCCGGCGATCTGGTGCTTTTTGATCGCAATAATCATAAATCGAACCATCATGGTGCACTAATCCAGGCCGGGGCAACGCCGGTATATCTTGAAGCGGCGCGTAACGCTTTTGGTTTTATTGGCGGGATTGATGATCGCTGCTTTAACGATAGCTATTTACGCGAGGCCATCCGGGCCGTTGATCCGGAAAAAGCGGACCGGCCTCGTCCGTTCAGAATGGCGGTGATCCAGCTTGGCACCTACGATGGCACCATTTATAACGCCCGGCAGGTTGTCGATAAAATCGGTCATCTTTGTGATTATATTCTGTTTGATTCAGCATGGGTTGGCTACGAGCAGTTTATCCCGATGATGGCTGACAGTTCGCCGCTGCTGCTGGATCTGAATGAAAACGATCCGGGGATTTTCGTCACCCAATCGGTACATAAACAGCAGGCCGGATTCTCCCAGACTTCGCAGATCCATAAAAAAGATAACCACCTTCGTGGGCAGGCGCGCTTTTGTCCACATAAGCGTCTGAATAATGCGTTCATGATGCACGCGTCCACCAGCCCCTTCTATCCGCTATTTGCGGCACTGGATGTGAATGCCAAAATCCATGAAGGGGAGAGCGGACGCCGTTTGTGGGCAGAATGTGTGTCACTTGGCATTGATGCCCGCAAGGCAATTATCGCCCGCTGCAAAATGATTAAGCCCTTTATTCCACCGCAAGTAGACGGGCGGGCGTGGCAGGATCATCCCACTGAAACCATCGCCAGCGAGCGGCGTTTCTTTAGTTTCGAGCCGGGGGCTACATGGCACGGTTTTGAAGGCTATGCCCGCGAGCAATATTTCGTTGATCCCTGCAAACTGCTGCTCACTACGCCGGGCATTGATGCGGAAAATGGTGAGTATACCGATTTCGGCGTTCCGGCGACGATCCTTGCGCACTACCTGCGTGAGAACGGGATCGTGCCGGAAAAGTGCGATCTTAACTCGATCCTCTTTTTACTGACGCCTGCAGAGAGCGCGGAGAAGCTGGCACAGCTGGTGGCGATGCTGGCGCAATTCGAACATCATATTGAAGACAACACGCCGCTGGCGGACGTGCTGCCGACCATTTATAACAAATATCCGGTACGCTACCGCGACTATACGCTGCGCGAATTATGCCAGGAAATGCACGACCTCTACGTCAGCTTTAACGTCAAGGAGTTGCAGAAGGCCATGTTCCGTAAAGCGAGTCTGCCGACCGTGGCAATGGGCGCGCAGCAGGCCAATAGCGAGTTTATCCGCGGCAACGTTGAGCTGGTTCGTCTGAGTAAGGCTGAAGGACGCATTGCCGCCGAAGGCGCGCTGCCGTATCCGCCTGGCGTGCTTTGTGTCGTGCCGGGTGAACTCTGGGGTGGAGCGGTTCAGCGTTATTTTCTGGCGCTGGAAGAGGGCGTCAACCTGCTGCCGGGCTTTTCGCCGGAATTGCAGGGCGTCTACAGTGAAACCGATGCGGATGGTATTAAACGTTTATACGGTTACGTGCTGAAATAA
- the abiEi gene encoding type IV toxin-antitoxin system AbiEi family antitoxin yields MNRSTALQRLTQWDKQGRYVFTLADLSKIFAEDNPKTLQAGLNRLVKEGILARPVRGIYLFNLAHSRDSYAIEHIARALRRGEYNYVSLESALSEYGIISQIPLDRLTVMTTGRKGTYPTPFGTIEFTHTKRQQQDILVGMVPTNRPLKIATPECALRDLKRVGRNVHLVNEKALLNDE; encoded by the coding sequence ATGAACCGATCAACCGCACTTCAAAGATTGACACAGTGGGACAAACAAGGGCGCTATGTTTTTACCCTTGCCGATCTCAGCAAGATTTTTGCCGAAGATAATCCCAAAACCCTTCAGGCAGGATTAAATCGTCTGGTAAAAGAAGGCATCCTTGCCCGACCGGTGCGGGGTATCTACCTGTTTAACCTCGCCCATAGCCGCGACAGTTACGCGATTGAGCATATCGCCAGAGCGCTACGCCGTGGTGAGTACAACTACGTCAGCCTTGAGTCAGCATTGAGCGAATACGGCATCATTTCACAAATCCCCCTCGACAGACTCACCGTCATGACAACCGGCAGGAAAGGGACTTACCCTACGCCGTTTGGCACCATTGAGTTCACACATACCAAACGCCAGCAGCAGGATATTCTAGTAGGTATGGTTCCAACCAACCGTCCGTTAAAAATAGCCACACCAGAATGCGCCCTGCGAGATTTAAAACGTGTGGGGCGTAATGTCCATCTGGTTAATGAGAAGGCACTATTGAATGACGAATAA
- a CDS encoding nucleotidyl transferase AbiEii/AbiGii toxin family protein, with protein MTNKANFTQLTELAIQVSGRSHMRPVIEKELLHYDILFCLDANGLLDQLTFQGGTSLRLCYGAPRFSEDLDFSGGVNFNSKQLQAMKTCLEHYIGDRYGFEVSVKEPADLKDEPEYAGLNVDKWQVSIITAPERRDLPRQRIKIEVANIPSYSREPKALQANYNFLPEGYFDTLVLAETLDEIMADKLVSLVNTQRYVRHRDIWDLRWLKQQGARVRIDWIRNKVADYFIGDYPQKLAAMLERLPEIIKGDAFRNEMARFIPQEVQERTLHKEKFFVFLTAEITGLLQQVQRDFQGNAAPEF; from the coding sequence ATGACGAATAAAGCCAATTTTACTCAACTCACTGAGCTTGCCATACAGGTTTCCGGGCGTTCCCATATGCGTCCGGTGATTGAGAAAGAGCTACTCCATTACGATATCCTTTTTTGCCTTGACGCAAATGGACTGCTGGATCAACTGACCTTTCAGGGAGGAACGTCGCTGCGTCTGTGTTACGGTGCGCCACGCTTTAGCGAAGATTTAGATTTCTCCGGCGGCGTCAATTTCAACAGTAAACAATTACAAGCCATGAAAACCTGTCTGGAACACTATATTGGCGACCGCTATGGCTTTGAGGTTTCCGTTAAAGAACCGGCAGATTTAAAGGACGAGCCTGAATACGCAGGCCTGAACGTGGATAAATGGCAGGTTTCTATTATTACTGCGCCAGAACGACGGGATCTCCCCAGACAACGGATCAAAATCGAAGTGGCGAATATTCCTTCTTATTCGCGAGAGCCTAAAGCCTTACAGGCAAACTATAACTTCCTGCCCGAAGGCTATTTCGACACGCTGGTATTAGCCGAAACGCTGGATGAAATCATGGCTGATAAGTTAGTTTCACTGGTTAATACACAGCGTTATGTACGCCACCGCGATATCTGGGATCTACGCTGGCTGAAGCAGCAGGGAGCGAGGGTACGTATTGACTGGATACGCAATAAAGTGGCCGATTATTTCATTGGCGATTACCCGCAAAAGCTGGCTGCCATGCTGGAGCGCCTGCCAGAAATTATTAAAGGTGATGCCTTCCGTAACGAAATGGCGCGTTTTATCCCGCAGGAAGTACAGGAGCGCACACTGCATAAAGAAAAGTTTTTCGTGTTTTTAACGGCAGAAATCACAGGATTATTGCAGCAGGTACAACGGGATTTTCAGGGTAATGCTGCGCCAGAGTTTTGA
- a CDS encoding DUF554 domain-containing protein, translating to MLTGPFINASAVLVGGALGALLSHRLPERVRVSMPSAFGLCSLGIGILLVIKCANLPVMVLATLLGTLIGELCYVERGISGAINGLRKMAQKKNPVLQANGAHEAFVNNLVALVILFCASGTGIFGAMHEGMTGDPSILIAKSFLDFFTAAIFATSLGLAVSAISFPMLAIQLLLAFCATFIMPLTTPAMMGDFSAVGGVLLLATGLRICGIKMFAVANMLPALILAMPLSALWTTLFT from the coding sequence TTGCTTACAGGACCTTTTATTAATGCCAGTGCCGTCCTGGTGGGCGGTGCGCTGGGCGCGCTACTCAGCCACCGTCTGCCAGAGCGTGTTCGCGTCTCAATGCCCTCCGCATTCGGACTGTGCTCGCTGGGCATTGGGATTTTACTGGTTATTAAATGTGCTAATCTCCCGGTAATGGTACTGGCTACGCTACTGGGCACGCTGATTGGCGAGCTGTGTTATGTTGAGCGTGGAATTAGCGGAGCGATCAACGGTCTGCGAAAAATGGCGCAAAAGAAAAATCCGGTGCTTCAGGCTAATGGTGCCCATGAGGCTTTCGTTAATAATCTGGTGGCACTGGTTATTCTCTTTTGCGCCAGCGGAACCGGTATTTTTGGCGCAATGCATGAGGGAATGACCGGGGATCCCAGCATTTTGATCGCGAAATCCTTTCTCGACTTCTTTACCGCCGCCATCTTTGCCACGTCACTGGGCTTAGCCGTCTCGGCTATTTCGTTTCCCATGCTGGCCATTCAGCTCCTGCTTGCCTTCTGCGCCACGTTTATTATGCCGCTGACCACCCCGGCAATGATGGGAGATTTCTCAGCGGTAGGCGGTGTATTGCTCCTTGCAACCGGTCTGCGTATCTGCGGTATAAAGATGTTTGCGGTCGCCAATATGCTCCCGGCGCTTATCCTCGCAATGCCGCTTTCAGCGCTGTGGACCACCTTATTCACCTGA
- the gss gene encoding bifunctional glutathionylspermidine amidase/synthase, producing MSKGITHQDAPFGTLLGYAPGGVAIYSSDYSSLDPKYYADDAAFRSYIDNEYMGHKWQCVEFARRFLFLNYGVVFTDVGMAWEIFSLRFLREVVNDNILPLQAFANGSRRAPEAGALLIWDKGGEFGGTGHVAVITQLHQNRVRIAEQNVIHAPLPPGQQWTRELRLDVEDGCYTLRDTFDDTTILGWMIHTDETRFSLAQPDTVGEALAIRGERLPDKTRFDGKWLNEQDPLQHAYVQANGHVINRDPAQYFTITDTAEQELIKATNELHLMYLHATDKVMKDDNLLALFDIPKILWPRLRLSWKRRRHDMITGRMDFCLDERGLKVYEYNADSASCHTEASLILDRWTQHGYKGEGYNPGEDLLNELVGAWRHSNARPFVHIMQDKDVEENYHAQFMQTALEKAGFESKILRGLEALRWDDAGQLIDDDGRPVSCVWKTWAWETAIEQVREVSETEYAAVPIRTGHPECEVRLIDVLLRPEVMVFEPLWTVIPGNKAILPILWSLFPHHRYLLDTDFVVNEELAKTGYAVKPIAGRCGSNIDLVSHQEELLDKTSGKFSEQKNIYQQLWCLPNVADKYIQVCTFTVGGRYGGTCLRGDDSLVIKKESDIEPLIVVKAAK from the coding sequence ATGAGCAAAGGAATTACCCATCAGGATGCCCCGTTTGGGACACTTCTCGGTTACGCCCCCGGCGGCGTGGCTATCTACTCATCAGATTACAGTTCTCTCGACCCCAAATATTATGCCGATGACGCGGCGTTTCGTAGTTACATCGACAACGAGTATATGGGGCATAAATGGCAGTGCGTTGAATTCGCCCGCCGTTTTCTGTTTCTTAACTATGGTGTTGTTTTTACCGATGTCGGTATGGCGTGGGAAATCTTCTCCCTGCGTTTTCTGCGTGAGGTCGTCAATGACAACATTCTGCCGCTACAGGCATTCGCCAACGGTTCACGCCGCGCCCCGGAGGCGGGTGCGCTGCTTATCTGGGATAAGGGCGGCGAGTTTGGCGGTACCGGACACGTCGCTGTTATCACCCAGTTGCACCAGAATCGGGTCAGGATCGCCGAGCAGAATGTGATCCATGCGCCGTTGCCTCCAGGTCAGCAATGGACCCGTGAGCTAAGGCTCGACGTGGAGGATGGCTGCTATACGCTGCGCGATACGTTCGACGACACCACCATTTTAGGCTGGATGATCCACACAGATGAAACCCGGTTCAGCCTGGCACAGCCGGATACTGTCGGTGAGGCATTAGCGATACGCGGTGAGCGTTTGCCGGATAAAACGCGGTTTGACGGCAAGTGGCTTAACGAGCAGGATCCGCTGCAACATGCTTATGTGCAGGCCAACGGGCATGTGATTAACCGCGATCCGGCGCAATATTTTACCATTACGGATACGGCCGAGCAGGAGCTTATCAAGGCGACGAACGAGCTGCATTTAATGTATCTGCACGCCACTGATAAAGTGATGAAGGACGATAACCTGCTGGCCTTATTCGATATTCCTAAAATTCTCTGGCCACGCTTGCGCCTGTCGTGGAAGCGACGTCGCCACGATATGATCACCGGGCGCATGGACTTCTGTCTTGATGAGCGCGGGTTAAAAGTTTACGAATATAATGCCGACTCAGCCTCCTGCCATACCGAGGCGAGTCTTATCCTCGATCGCTGGACGCAACATGGCTACAAAGGCGAGGGATATAATCCTGGTGAAGATTTGCTGAATGAGCTGGTGGGCGCATGGAGACACAGTAACGCCCGTCCATTCGTACACATCATGCAGGACAAGGATGTTGAGGAAAACTACCATGCCCAGTTTATGCAAACGGCGCTGGAGAAGGCCGGGTTTGAGAGTAAAATCCTGCGCGGACTGGAAGCGTTACGCTGGGATGATGCCGGTCAGTTAATTGACGACGACGGTCGGCCGGTAAGCTGCGTCTGGAAAACCTGGGCGTGGGAGACGGCAATTGAGCAGGTACGTGAGGTCAGCGAAACCGAATATGCCGCTGTGCCGATCCGTACCGGTCATCCGGAATGCGAGGTCAGACTCATCGACGTTCTGCTGCGTCCGGAAGTCATGGTTTTTGAACCGTTATGGACCGTTATCCCCGGCAACAAAGCCATTCTGCCGATCCTCTGGTCACTGTTCCCGCACCACCGTTATTTGCTGGATACCGATTTTGTCGTGAATGAGGAGCTGGCCAAAACCGGCTATGCGGTCAAACCGATTGCCGGTCGCTGTGGCAGTAATATTGATTTAGTGAGTCATCAGGAAGAGCTGCTGGATAAAACCAGCGGTAAATTTAGCGAGCAGAAAAATATCTATCAGCAGCTGTGGTGCCTGCCGAATGTGGCGGATAAATATATTCAGGTCTGCACGTTTACCGTCGGCGGACGCTACGGCGGCACGTGTCTGCGTGGTGATGATTCATTAGTCATTAAGAAAGAGAGTGATATCGAACCGTTAATTGTGGTGAAAGCAGCAAAGTAA
- a CDS encoding SDR family oxidoreductase — protein MSEQTKKTSLAPEYPTPPFVEQPQPVPGLASKMIPVPDHGETSYRGSGRLSGRKALITGGDSGIGRAVAIAYAREGADVAINYLPEEESDAAEVIKLIEAEGRKAIAIPGDIRSEEFCEKLVKEAVSQLGGLDILVNNAGRQQFNESIKTLTTEDFDATFKTNVYAMFWITRAAIDHLPRGASIINTSSVQAYQPSPILLDYAQTKACIVTFTKSLAQQLGKDGIRVNAVAPGPYWTPLQSSGGQPQEKVKQFGASAPLGRPGQPAEIASLYVTMASPESSYTSGQVWCSDGGTGTL, from the coding sequence ATGTCTGAGCAAACTAAAAAAACCTCTCTCGCACCGGAATACCCTACTCCACCCTTTGTAGAGCAACCGCAGCCTGTACCTGGCCTTGCCAGCAAAATGATCCCGGTTCCCGATCACGGTGAAACCAGCTATCGTGGCTCAGGCCGTTTGAGCGGACGTAAGGCGCTGATCACCGGTGGTGATTCCGGTATCGGCCGTGCAGTTGCCATCGCCTATGCCCGTGAAGGGGCCGATGTCGCGATTAACTATCTGCCTGAAGAAGAGTCTGATGCGGCAGAAGTTATTAAACTTATTGAAGCAGAAGGCCGTAAAGCGATTGCGATCCCGGGCGATATTCGTTCTGAAGAATTCTGTGAGAAACTGGTAAAAGAAGCCGTTAGTCAACTCGGCGGGCTGGATATCCTGGTTAACAACGCCGGTCGCCAGCAGTTTAACGAATCAATTAAAACGCTGACCACAGAAGATTTTGACGCTACGTTTAAGACTAACGTTTATGCAATGTTCTGGATCACCCGTGCCGCTATCGACCATCTGCCGCGTGGGGCCAGCATTATCAATACTTCCTCGGTTCAGGCCTATCAGCCAAGCCCAATCCTGCTGGATTATGCCCAGACCAAAGCCTGTATCGTGACGTTTACCAAGTCACTGGCACAGCAGTTGGGTAAAGACGGTATCCGCGTCAATGCTGTAGCGCCGGGCCCTTACTGGACGCCGCTTCAGTCCAGCGGCGGTCAGCCACAAGAAAAAGTAAAACAGTTTGGTGCCAGCGCACCGCTGGGTCGCCCCGGGCAGCCAGCCGAAATTGCCTCGCTGTATGTCACCATGGCATCACCAGAAAGCAGCTATACCTCCGGTCAGGTATGGTGCTCTGACGGTGGTACCGGCACCCTGTAA
- a CDS encoding DUF1996 domain-containing protein, giving the protein MKLTAITTGLMSALALCSFTAHAGPQAQAVCAYHHTLGDDAIMMFGKSGQAMWHDFFGNKFTDSFSTYQTLREHPQTSCDNQADGSAYWAPSLRLPDGEVVTPAYQKTYYQANNVDKYPLHPFPAGLELLAGDHHGTAPSSRISFLCANGKGYTNKAGEVCGLRKAGDAVQFNIGIAFPNCWDGVNLKPAHGHSNATYDTSGKCPADFPVKIPTVNMNIAYVLPQITSMDTSKVELSLDPTMHGDQREEHWGSIYTAHADFMNGWTEDATRFMTDLCMNNNMDCGTNVPWAYSKAENTWVSSDKPTETNATPDTLKIQDDWKNGGRTNHPETMTLVKFKIPHLPAGMDTTLFKYRIRIYGGKVEKNGADQIFFYPTNSDWDAKTVTWNTRPEVRYSSDATLYLNYSREYRYVDVDKAVRKALAEGKSEISWYIGGDRQGNTYEFNPASSRESLVLMLNGFQGVKEI; this is encoded by the coding sequence ATGAAATTAACCGCAATAACAACAGGACTGATGTCCGCCCTTGCCCTCTGTTCTTTTACTGCCCACGCAGGTCCGCAAGCACAAGCCGTTTGTGCTTATCATCATACTCTCGGCGACGATGCCATTATGATGTTCGGCAAAAGCGGACAGGCCATGTGGCATGATTTTTTTGGCAACAAGTTTACCGATTCTTTTTCAACCTATCAGACGCTGAGAGAGCACCCGCAGACCAGCTGCGATAACCAGGCCGATGGCTCGGCATACTGGGCTCCGTCGCTGAGATTGCCAGACGGGGAAGTCGTCACTCCAGCCTATCAAAAGACGTATTATCAGGCGAATAACGTCGATAAATATCCTCTGCATCCTTTCCCGGCTGGACTGGAATTACTGGCAGGCGATCACCATGGTACAGCACCAAGCTCCAGAATTTCATTCCTCTGCGCTAACGGTAAAGGGTACACCAACAAAGCGGGTGAGGTCTGTGGATTGCGCAAGGCAGGAGATGCCGTACAGTTTAATATCGGCATCGCGTTCCCTAACTGCTGGGACGGCGTTAACCTGAAACCTGCACATGGGCATAGCAATGCCACCTATGATACCAGCGGTAAATGCCCTGCTGATTTCCCGGTAAAAATTCCGACGGTTAATATGAACATTGCGTATGTTCTGCCGCAAATTACCTCTATGGACACGTCAAAAGTTGAGTTGTCTCTGGACCCGACAATGCACGGCGACCAGCGTGAAGAGCACTGGGGAAGTATTTACACCGCCCATGCCGATTTTATGAATGGCTGGACAGAAGATGCCACCCGCTTTATGACCGACTTGTGCATGAATAACAATATGGATTGCGGCACCAACGTTCCATGGGCTTACTCAAAAGCAGAAAATACGTGGGTAAGCAGCGATAAACCGACGGAAACGAATGCGACGCCGGATACATTGAAAATCCAGGATGATTGGAAAAATGGCGGACGGACAAATCATCCGGAAACGATGACGCTGGTAAAATTCAAGATCCCACATTTACCTGCCGGTATGGATACCACGTTGTTTAAATACCGCATTCGCATTTACGGCGGTAAAGTTGAGAAAAATGGAGCTGACCAGATTTTCTTCTATCCGACCAACAGCGACTGGGATGCGAAAACCGTCACCTGGAATACGCGCCCCGAAGTACGCTACAGCTCTGATGCCACGCTCTACCTCAACTATTCTCGTGAATACCGTTATGTTGATGTTGATAAAGCAGTACGCAAAGCACTGGCAGAAGGGAAAAGTGAAATTTCCTGGTATATTGGCGGCGACCGTCAGGGAAATACCTATGAGTTTAATCCGGCTTCATCACGTGAAAGCCTGGTTCTGATGCTGAATGGCTTTCAGGGCGTAAAAGAGATTTAA